In Halobacterium noricense, the genomic stretch CGCCACAATCAGGTCAGTTCCACGGCGCGAACCCGGGGTCGACCTGCCGCTCGCGCGCCTCGATGCCGTCGATTTTCGCGACATCCTCGTCGTCGAAGTCGACCGCGAGGCTCCCGAAGTTGTCCACGATGTGGGACTCGCTGGTGGCCTTCGGGATGGCGGTGACGCCCTTCTCGCGAACCCACGCGAGGCTGACCTGCGCTTCGCTGACGCCGTGTTTCTCCGCGACGTCCTGAATCTCGGGGACGTCGAAGACGTCGCCGCGCGCGAGCGGCGAGTACCCCACGATTTCGAGGTCGCGACCCTCGGCGTACTCCCGGAGTTCCTCCTGCGGGAGCAGCGGGTGGAGTTCGACCTGATTCGCGAACGGGTCCTCCCCGAGCACGTCGCGGGCCTCGTCGAGGTGCCGGGGTTCGAAGTTGCTCACGCCGATGCGGTCGGTGAGTCCGTCCTCACGGAGCTGCTGGAACGCCGACAGCGTCTCCTCGGCGTCGTACTCGCGGGACGGCCAGTGGACGTACAGGAGGTCCACGGCGTCCACGCCGAGCTTGTCCAGGCTTTCCTCGGTCGTCTCGATGACGTCGTCGTGGCCGAGGTTGTCGATCCAGACTTTCGTCGCGAGGAAGACGTCCTCGCGGGGGACGTCGGCCTCCGCGATGCCGCGCCCGATGGCTTCCTCGTTGCCGTACGCCTGCGCGGTGTCGATGTGCCGGTAGCCGGCTTCGAGGGCAGTACGGACGCTCTCGGCGCACTGTTCTGAATCGTCGTTCTGCCACGTGCCGAGCCCGAGCATCGGCATCTCGTTCGCCAGCGGTGCGCGTCGCTGCTCGTTCTGAGACATGGTCGAATCGACGGCCGCCGCGGGGTTAGTGCTTGTGGAGGCGGCGAGGAACTGCCCCGACCTACCGCTCGGCGAGGCGCTGTTTCGCGAACTGCGCGAGCAGCGGCAGGTCGTCGAGGTGGACGAGCTTCGAGATGCCGCGCAGCCCGCCCTCGTTTGCTTCGCCGAGCGTCTCCACGTCCATCGCGTTGAGGTCGTCCATGAGCCGGTCGTAGCGCTCGTTCGGCGTGAGGTAGAGGAGTTGGGTCATCGCGAGCCGGCGGCGCATGTCGGGGGCGACCCGGCTCCGCCAGAGGTCGTCGTAAATCGACATCGCGTCCGCGGACGTGTCCGTCTCCGTCCCCATCAGACAGCGGTCGGCGGTGATGGCGGCGGCGCGCGCGGACTCCATGCCCTTGTGGATGCCCTCCCCCCACAGCGGGTCGATGGTGGGGACGGTGTCGCCGATGGCCATGAAGTTGTCCGTACTGAAGCCGTCGGGCATCTGAATGTGCGCGGAGCCGCGGTGCTGTTGTTTGTCCGCGATGCGTTCGGCGTTCTCGAAGCGCGGGTCCTCGTCCAGCCACGCTTCGAGGTGTTCGTCGATGCTCCGCGTCGTGTCGCCGTACTGCTGGTAGCGCTCGTGCTGGATGTAACAGAGCCCGACCTTCGCCGTGTCCTCGCCCGTGTGGAAAATCCACGAGTAGCCGCCGGGGACGACGTCGTGGTCGAGACGCAGCATCATCGCGTTCGACAGGTCCGCGAAGTCGGGGTGGTCGACGTCGACGCCCTCCATCTCCCACTCGATGCCGACCGCCTGGTGTTGGCGCTGGAGGTCGCAGACGCCGAGCTTCTTCGCGAGCGGCGCTGCCGGCCCCGTCGCGTCGACGACAATCTCGGCGTAGACCTCCTCGTCGCCGGCGTACTGTACGCCGACGATGTCCCCATCCTCCATGATGGGGTTGTTCACGCGCGCGTCGAAGCGGTACTCCGCGCCGTGCTCGCGGCCCTCCGCGACGAGCCACTGCTTGAACTCCGCGAACTCCAGCACTGCGCCGGGCTGGGTCTGCACGAAGTACTCGTTCGGGGATTCGAGGACGACCTCGTCGGTGTACTGCATCACGATGTCGTCGGGAATTCCGAACGCGCCCGTCATCGACGCGAACGTGCCCGCCGTGGACTTGTTCGACTGGCGCGGGAACCCGTCCTCGGGTTCGGCTTCCAGCACGAGGACGTCGTAGTCCCGCTGGGCGAGGTCTCGCGCGCACTGTGCTCCTGCCGGACCAGCGCCGGCGACGACGACGTCGTAGTGCTCAGACATGGCGTAGAGGGTCGGCGTGTAGGTGCGGCGCTCGGGCCGCGGTGGTCGGACGGACGCCGGGCTGTGAGTGTCGGCGCTCGGGCGAGTGCCCGCCTCCGTAGCCGGCCGCGTCGGCGTCCGCAGTCACTGTTACTCGACGTAAGTCGCGTCGCAGGTAAAAAACACGCGGGAACGTTCCTGACGCCCGCGAAAGGGCGGAATACTGTGGATCGACTTCGAATTGCTCGACGTAATCCCGTAGTATCTCTTTACACGCGTACCTTAATCTGCTTGAGCGAAGCAGAGTCTATTGAATGTCGTCAACCGACGGAGACGATGAATCACAGTTCGACGAAGTTGTCGACTCTCTCGATAGCGAGCATCCGCGAGCGCCGCGAGGCGCGAGCGGTTCACTCCGCGACCGGAGGGAGCGGAGGCCGACGACTGACTAACGCGCCCGGAGGGCGCGGCAGGAAGGAGGAGTGCTTTTGCCCCAAGTTTTTGCCAACGAGCGAGGGCGCGTTAGCGCCCGAGCGAGTGCAGCAAAAAGTGGCCTAATAGAACTCCCGAACGAGGTCGGTCGCGCCGTCGGGTGCGCCGTCGGGAAGCTCGGCCATGTTCTCGTGGACGCCGTGGGCTTCGTGGTACGGCGTGGAGTTCTCGTCCTGGTAGAGGACGCCCATGTACTCCTTGTCGGCGTCGAGGATGGCGTCCTTGGCTTGGTCGTAGTCGTGGCGGTCGTAGTCGTCTTCCTCGGAGAGGTCCACCAGACTGTCGCGGAAGTAGTCGTAGGTGTCGACGTCGTTGAACGTGACGCACGGGCTGAACGTGTTGACGAGGCTGAATCCGTCGTGTTCGATGGCTTCCTTGACGATTTCCGTGTGGCGCAGCGCGTCGGAGGAGAAGCTCTGCGCGATGAACGACCCGCCGGCGGACATCGCGAGTGCGAGCGGGTTGACCGGCGGCTGCTTCGGGCCTTCCGGGGTGGTGGAGGTCTCGAAGTCGGGCCGGCTGGTCGGGGACGCCTGGCCCTTGGTGAGGCCGTAGATGCGGTTGTCCATCACGACGTACGTGATGTCGACGTTCCGGCGGACGGCGTGGATGAAGTGGCCGACGCCGATGGAGTAGCCGTCGCCGTCGCCGCCCGCGACCATCACTTCGAGGTCGGGGTTGGCGAGCTTCGCGCCGGTGCCGACCGGGAGCGCGCGGCCGTGGACGCCGTGGAGCGCGTACGAGCGCATGTACGTCCCGATTTTGCCGGAGCAGCCGATGCCCGCGACGACGAACGTGTCGTCGGGCGTGTTGCCGGTCTCCGCGAGCGCTTTCATCATGCCGTTCATGGTGCCGAAGTCGCCGCAACCCGGGCACCACGTCGGCTGTTTGTCGGACTTGAAGTCGGTGAATCGGACGTTCTCTGAGCTCATGAGTTAGGCCTCCAGGGTCTGCTTGATTTCGTCGGCGAGTTCGTCAGCCTTGAAGTCGACGCCGTCGTACTTGTTGATTCGGTCGACGCGTTCGAGGGTGTCGTGTTCGACGACGTTCGCGAACTGGCCGGTGGCGTTGGCTTCGATGACGACGACGTCGTCGGCGGCCTGCACGTCGTCGGTGAGGTCGGGCCGCGGGAAGATGTACGGGACGGAGAGCACGCGCACGTCGAGGTCGTCGAGGTAGTCGAGCGCTTCGACGATGGTGCCCTCGTTGGAGCCCCACGAGATGACGAGGCTGTCCGCGTCGGCGTCGCCGAACTCGCGGTAGTCGAAGTTCTCGCGTTCCTCGGCGGTCTCGACTTTGCGGTTGCGCTTGTCGACCTGTTCGACGCGCACGTCCGTGTCCTCGGTCCGGCGGCCGAGTTCGTCGTGCTCGAGGCCGGTGGACATGTGGACGCCGCCCTCGGTGCCGGGGACGGCGCGCGGGCTGATGCCGTCGGCGGTGACGGCGTGGGCCTTGAACTGGTCTTTCTCGTTCTGCCACGCGGAGATTTCGTTCTCGTCGACGAGCTTCCCACGGTCGATTTCGACCTCGTCCATGTCGAACTCGTCGGGCTCGTAGGTGCGCTCGGTGACGGCCATCGAGAGGTCGGCCGTGAGGTAGACGGGGAGCTGGTACTTCTCGGCGAGGTTGAACGCCTCGACGGTCTTGTGGAAGCACTCCGCGACCGACGTGGGCGCGAGGACGAACCGCGGGACTTCGCCGTGGCCGCCGTACAGCATCATGTTGAGGTCGCCCTGTTCCTGCTTCGTGGGCATCCCCGTGGAGGGGCCCGAGCGCATGACGTTCGTGATGACCAGCGGCGTCTCGCTGGTGGCGACGAGGCCGAACGTCTCGCTCATCAGGTCGATGCCGGGGCCGGAGGTCGCGGTCATCGCGCGAGCGCCGGCGCGGGCTGCGCCGAGCGCCATGTTGATGGCGGAGAGTTCGTCCTCGGCCTGGACGACGTGGCCGCCGAACTGTTCGATGCGGCCGGTGAGGTACTCCATGACGTCCGTCGCGGGCGTGATGGGGTAGCCGGCGTAGAACCGGCAGCCGGCGGCGATAGCGCCCATGCCGATGGCTTCGTCGCCGTTCAGCAGGACGTAGTCGTTGTCGGTGGTCTCCAGCTCGTAGGGGTTCTCGACGTCGGCGTACTCGTCGTTGACGTACTCGTAGCCGAGCCGGGCGGCCTGTTTGTTGTTCTCGACGATGCTCTCGCCTTTGTTCCCGAAGCGCTTCTCCAGGGACTCGTCGAGGTTCTCGATGGGGAAGTCGGTGACCGCGCAGACGGCGCCGAGCGCGACGATGTTGCGCATGATGGCGCCGCCGGCGTCCTCGGCCAGCGACTTCAGGGGGATGTCGAGGCCGACGGTGTCGTCGGGGGCCTCGAAATCCGAGAACTCCGTGCGGTCACCGTCGAAGATGATGACCGACTCCTCGTGGAGTTCGTCGAGGTTCTCGTCGACGGTGCGCTCGGTGAGCGCGATGAGCACGTCGAGTCGGTCGACGACACTCTGCACCTCGTCGACGGACGTTCGAATCTTGTAGGCGGTGTATCCGCCGCGGATTCGGGACGCGAAGTCCTTCGAGGTGAAGACGTGGCGACCCGCGCGGGACAGCGCCTGCGCGAAAATTTTCCCGGTGGACGCGATTCCATCGCCGGCTTCGCCGCCGATGGCCCAGTTCAGGTCGTCGTGCATGTGAGTGGGGGTAGCCGTGCCCCTCGCAAAAAGCCTTCTGAACCCGTACGCCCCTCCGAAACAGCCGATTCTCGGCGTGAAGCCGATATAATTGGGCATTCGTCCATGATAGATTGTGGGGTCGTAATGGACAGCCGTTACACGCGCGCGTTGCGCCCGCGTGTCTACCGCAAAATTCCGATTCCCGAGTTGTCGTTGTGCCGTGATGACAGCTCACTCGGGGTCGGCTGGCCGGGAAGCGAATCCATTTGGGTCGCGGGCGCGAACCCGTCGTATGGACGAGACAGCAGTTTCGGTCCGGGCGGTCCGCGACGCGGGCCCCGACACCGTCGCCGTGGTGTTCGAGAGCCCCGAGGGGTTCGAGGCCGAGCCCGGCCAGTTCGTACAGGTGTTCGGCGAGTTCGACGGCGAGCGCGAGGGGCGCTTCTACACGCTCTCCTCGCCGGACGTCGAGGAGACGTTCGAGATTACGGTCGAAGTAGACCCGGAGGGGACGCTGGGGCCGTGGCTGGCGTCCCGCGACTCCGGTGACGAGGTCGTCTTCTCGGGACCGTTCGGCGACGACTACTACGAAGGCGAGGATAGCGTCGTCGTGCTCGCGGGCGGGCCGGGCGTCGGGCCGGCGGTCGCGGTGGGCGAGCGCGCGCTCGCCGACGGCGCGGACGTCACCGTCGTCTACCAGGACGACGAACCCGTCCACGAGGACCGCCTCGCAGCGCTCGCGAACGCCGGCGCGCGCGTCGTCTTCGTCTCTGACGGCGTCGCGGCCGCGGTCCAGTCGCTCACCGGGTCCGCGGACGCCGTGCCGTTCGTCTACGGGTTCGCGGGGTTCTGCGAGGAGGCCGTGGACGCGCTCGACGCCGCCGGGTTCGATGTCGACGCCGCAAAAGTCGAGAGCTTCGGGCCCGCGCCGTAGCGTCCGGGCGTTGATAGTCCCGCGGACGGGACTGTAGGCGTCTCTCGAAGCCAAACGAACTAAACCCGAGGATTCCTTTGGTGGTCCCGTGTCGTCTAGTGGTTGGGACGGGGTTCGGCGACGGCTCGCCGCCCTCGAACGAGACTACGGGACGTTCGACGTCGTCGAGGAGGAGACGGTCGTCCCGCGTGCCGTCTACACTGACTGCCTGCAAGCGGCCGAAGCGGGGTCGCTGGGCGGCGCGCGGGTCGTCCTCCGCCACGACGACGAGGTGTTGCTCGTGCGCTACCACGACCACCCCGAAGCGTGGGACTTCCCCGGGGGGTCGACGGAGCGCGGCGAGTCCCCCGCGGACACGGCGAAGTTCCGCGTGCACGACGACGTCGGTTCGACGTGCACGCTGACGGGCGTCGCGCGCGTCATCGAGCAGTCGTTCGCGCTCGTGGAGGGCGGGGACGGCGTCACCGGCCTGTGGGTGTTCTTCGAGGGCGAAACCAGCGACGCGGAGCTCTCGCTGTCCGAGGACGTTCTGGAGGCGCGGTGGTTCGACGCCGCGGACCCGCCGGACGCCGTCGGCCCGCACGTCAGCGCGATTCTCTCCGATTAGTGCTGGACGAACTCCACGAGCGCGCCGCCCGTGTCGCTGGGGTGGAGGAACGCAATTTCGTGGCCCCACGCACCCTCTCGTGGTTCCTCGTCGATGAGGCCGACGCCCGCCTCGCGTGCCGTGGCGAGCGCGGCGTCGATGTCATCCGTCGCGAGCGCGACGTGGTGGATGCCCGGTCCCTCGCGGTCGAGGTACGCGCCGATGTCGGTGTCTGCGTCGACCGGTTCGAGTAGTTCGAAGTAGCTGTTCTCGTCGAGTTCGAGGAAGACGACTCGGAGGCCGTCGAGCGTTTCTTCGTGGACGGCGGGCGCGTCGAAGAGCGTCTCGTACAGCGCCGCGAGGCCGTCGGCGTCGTCGGTGGCGACACCGATGTGGTCGACGTGCATGCGGGGAGGTGGCCGGCGACCCACCATCAAGGCTCCGGCGCGCGCTCGGGCCGCGTCAGTCGTCGCCCGGCGCGGGCAGGTCGACGGAGGCGCCGGTGAGGTCCTCGGAGACCGACCAGAGCCGGCGCGCGGTCGCCTCGTCCTGCGAGCGCTCGCTGGACTGCTGCTCCTCGGGGTGGCCGCGCATATTCAACAAACCACCGGGGCCGACGTACTCGCCACCGTCGATGGACGGGTGCGTGGCAGCGTACAGGAGTGGCCACGCGCCCGCTTCGGCGCTCTGTGCGACGACGGCGTTGGCGGCTTTCATCGCGAGCAGGCGCAGCCGCGACCCCTCGGCTTCGGGGCCGCGCAGTTGGAGGTTCGTCGCGGCGAACCCGGGGTGGCAGGCGACGCTGGTGACGCTCGCGTTCGCGGCGCGCAGCCGGCGGTCGAGTTCGTACGCGAACAGCACGTTCGCGAGTTTCGACTGGCCGTACGCCTCCCACTTGTCGTACTCCTCCTCGTGCTGGAGGTCGTCGAAGTCGATTTCCCCGCTCTCGTGAGCCATACTGGACTGCGTGACGACGCGCGCCTGACCGCTCGTCCGCTGCAGAACGCCCAGCAAGTGGCCGATGAGCGCGAAGTGCCCGAGGTGGTTGACGCCGAACTGCGTCTCGAAGCCGTCCGCGGTCTCCGAGCGCGGAATCGCCATCACGCCCGCGTTGTTCGCGAGCACGGAAAGCGAGTCGTAGGTCGTCTCGTACCAGTCGGCGAACGCCGCCACGGAGTCGAGGTCCGCGAGGTCGAGTTCGTGGACGGTCAGTGACGCGCCCGGGTACTCGCCCTCGATTTCCCATTTGGCGTCCTCGCCACGGTCGACGCTCCGGACGGCCAGCACGACGTGCGCGCCGTGTGCCGCGAACGCTTCTGTCGCCTCGTAGCCGATGCCGCTGTTCGCGCCCGTCACGACGACGTTCCGCCCGGACTGGTCGGGCAGCTCGTCGGCGGTCCAGCCGCTGTCGTTGAACATGTATTCAACTCCGGGCGGGAGCCCCTTGACATCCTCCCCGCCCTGAAGGGCGAGGATTCCCGAGCGTTGGGATAATACGGGGCGTCGCGGCGACGCCGGCCGCGTCCCTACAGCGCAGCGCCGGGCTGGTGCTCGCCGAACACGTCCCGGAGCGCGTTACAGATTTCGCCGACGCTGGCGTACGCCTTCACCGCGTCCACGATGTACGGCATCACGTTCTCGTCGCCCTCGGCAGCGTCTTTCAAGTCGGCGAGCGCGGCCTCGACGGCCTCCTCGTCGCGGTCGTCCTTGACGGACTCGACCTGCTCGACTTTCTGCCGCTCGTCTTCCGCGGTGACTTCCTCGATGTCGACCTCGGGTTCGTCCTCCTCGACCTCGAATTCGTTGACGCCGACGATGACGCGCTCCTTCTCCTCTATCTCTTGCTGGCGCTCGAACGCCACGTCCTGAATCTGGCGCTGCACCCACTGGTCCTCGACGGCCTGCCGCATCCCGCCGCGTGAGTCCACGTCGTCGAGAATCTCGCGTGCCTCCGTTTCGACCTCGTCGGTGAGGTTCTCGACGTAGTAACTCCCCGCCAGCGGGTCGATAGTGTCCGCCGCGCCGGACTCGTGGGCGAGAATCTGCTGGGTCCGTAGCGCGGTCCGCACAGATTCCTCGGTGGGAATCGAGAGCGCCTCGTCTTTCCCGTTCGTGTGGAGGCTCTGCGTCCCGCCGAGCACGGCTGCCAGTGCTTGGTAGCCGACGCGCACGATGTTGTTGTCTATCTGCTGGGCGGTGAGCGTCGACCCCGCGGTCTGCGTGTGGAACTTCAACTGCTTCGACTTGGAATTCTCGGCGTCGAAGCGTTCCTCCATAATCGACGCCCACATGCGGCGCGCGGCACGGAACTTCGCGACCTCCTCGAAGATGTTGTTGTGAGCGTTGAAGAAAAACGAGAGTTGGGGCGCGAACTCGTCGACATCCAAGCCCGCGTCCAGGGCCGTCTCGACGTATTCGATGCCGTCGCCGAGCGTGAACGCGATTTCTTGCGCCGCGGTCGCGCCCGCTTCGCGGATGTGGTAGCCGGAGATGGAGATGGTGTTGAACTTCGGCGTCTCCGCTGCGCAGTACTCGAAGATGTCCGTGATGACGCGCATCGAGGGTTCCGGCGGGAAGATGTACGTGTTCCGCGCGATGTACTCCTTGAGGATGTCGTTCTGGATGGTTCCCCGGAGCTCCTCCCGGTCGACGCCCTGCTGGTCGCCGACCGCGATGTACATCGCCAGCAGGACGCTGGCGGGCGCGTTGATGGTCATCGACGTCGACACCTCGTCCAGCGGGATGCCGTCGAAGACCTTCTCGAAGTCCCGGAGCGTGTCGATGGCGACGCCGGACTTCCCGACTTCGCCTTGGGCCATGGTGGCGTCGGAGTCGTAGCCCATCTGCGTCGGGAGGTCGAACGCCATCGACAGCCCGGTCTGGCCCTGGTCGAGGAGGTAATGGAAGCGCTCGTTGGTCTCCTCGGGTGTCCCGAAGCCCGCATACTGGCGCATCGTCCACAGCCGCCCCCGGTACATCGTCGGATAGACGCCGCGCGTGTACGGGTCCTCGCCCGGGAATCCGAGGTCCTCCTCGTAGTCGAGGTCCGCGACGTCCGCGGGCGTGTAGAGCGGGTCGACGGACTGGCCGCCGGTGTCCGTCCGGAACTCGTCCTTGCGCTCCCCGAACCGGTCGAGGGTCGGCGAGAGGGAGTCATCCTCCCACTCCTCGCGGGACTCGCGAATCGCCGCGAGGTCCTCGTCGTCGAACATAGTCGGAGCGAGGTGGGACTGCGCCTTAGTTCGTGCGCTCCCCGAATCCCTCCGTCACCCGCCCGTGTCGTACTTGTACGTCGCCGAGTCCGAGTCGATGCCGAAGTCCTCGGCGGCTTCCTCGGGTTCGCTCTCCTCGTCGCCGGCCTCGCTTTCCGCGAAGCGCTCGCGGAGTCGCTCGGGAATCTCGAACGCTGCGAAGTCGAGGAACACCGGCACCGCGTCGGGCTGGTACGCCTGCGTGGCGTCGAGGCGGTCCGGCAGCGGCTCCGGGAGCTCGCTCGGCGGCACGCGCTCGAAGCCGAACTGCGCGAGGTACTCGGGTTCGTCGGTGAGCGCGTACGCCGCCTCGAACCCCTGGTCGCGGGCGTCCTCGACGAGGTGTTCGAGGAGGTGTGCGCCCACGCCGCGGCTGCGCCAGTCCGCCAGCACGCCGATGTTCGTGAACTCGCAGACCTGCTCGTCGTCGACGGCGTGCACGCGGAGGCGCGCGAACCCCGCGCGCTCGTTGGTTTCCTCGTCGATGGCGAGCACGTAGTCCCGCGAGCGGAACGCCGGGTCCTCGAACCCGAACTCGTCGAGGCGGTCGAGCAACCACACCTCCTCGTGTTTCTTCGCGTCGCGGGCGTACATACTCCTCCCTTGGACGCCCCTCGGAAAAGCGTTTGCGGGGCCGTCGGTCACTCGCAGCCGACCGAGCGCGCGACCTCCACGAGCACCGACGCGGGCACGTCCTGCCCGCGGACCGTGTACCGGTACTCCTCGCAGTTCCACGACACCGACGCCGTGGGGCCGTACGTCACCGCGGCCTCGTGGTCGCCCACCGAAACCGTGCGGTCGCCGTCCGCGGGGAACGTCCGGTCGTACTTCGCGACCGTGATGCGCCCGGTCTCGTTGACGTACCGGAGGCCGACGCCGTGCACGTCGCCGGTCGTCTCGGAGGTGTACGTCGGCCGGAACGACGCCGGGAGTTCCGGGGAGGGTACGGAGACGTTCGTCGACTCGCGGAGCGCCGCCGCGCTCTCGTAGGTCGTCGTCTCCGGCGTGTCGACGTGTTCGACGGTCGCGTTCGCGGGTGGCTCGAACGTGAACGCGTCCGCGCTCAGCCCGGGGTCGAAGGAGACGTTCGTGTACGTCGTGCGCACGGAGACCGGCGTCCCGTCGTCGACCCGCTCGGTGCGCTGTTCGAGCACCAAGAACCGCTGGGTGTCCACCAGCAGCGTCTGCTCGTAGGCCGCGCCGTCGGCTTGCGGCGAGACGTGGAGGACGTACGCCTCGCGGTTGCCGACTGTCGTCGTGCCTTCGTACTCGACGCCGAGCGCCGTGTCGGTGGACGCGTTCGGCTTGCTGGCGGCGTCCGGGACGACGGGCAGCGGCGCGACTTCCGGTCCGGACGCGCTCGTGGACTCGTCGCTCTGCGTGACGTTCAGCGCAGTGAACAGCCGCTCGATGCGGTCGGCGCGACTGGCCGCGTCGTTCGGCGTCGGCGAGAGGGGTACGCGCTTCGCGCGGTTCGTGTCGCCGTCGTAGAACCACATCGTCGACCCGTTCGACACCGTCACCTCGTAGCGCTCGCTCTCGTTCACGACCACCTCGCGGCGTTGGTCTGTCCCGGGCCGGAGCGCCACCTCGGCGACCGTTCGGCTCGTGCGGCTCCCACGCTCGACGACCGTCGTCTCCGTCGCAGTGACGCCGTCGATGCTGGCGTACTGCTCGCTGGCGTCCGCGCCGATCGGCTGGCTGGTCGCTCCGGGCGCGGCGACCAGCCACAGCGCGCCGGCGACGAGTACGGCGGCGACGGCGGCGACTACTACGATCGTGGTGACGCCCCCGCGGTCGGTGGAGGGGCCGCTCGGCCTCATTTATTAACCCAACGGACGGTAGATATTTTAATAACGCTTTTGATGCGCGCGCGGCCACAGTTCCGCGCTCCCGGCGTCAGCCCGCGCGCCGGGGACTGCGAAACACCTTTGACGGGAACGCAAGAGTTGCCACGTATGGATACGCTCGACGAAGTGGACGAGATTGTCCACCGACCCGACGACGAGTTCGTCGAGTCCACGAACGTCTGGCAGTTCATGCAGACGTACGCCATCGCGGACTACGACGAACTCGTCGAGCGCACCACCTCGGACCTCGACTGGTTCTGGGGGGAGCTCCCCGGCTACCTCGGGCTGGAGTTCTACGAGGACTTCGACGAGGTCCGGGACGAGAGCGGGGCGCGACGCGCCCCGGACGGAGCGAGCGGCGCAGCCGCGAGCCGTGGCGGCCCACAGTTCACGGAGTGGTATCCGGGCGCGAAACTCAACGTCGCGCACAACACCGTCGACCGCCACGCCGGCGTCGACTCGGGCACCCGCAACCACGTCGCCTGCATCTGGGAGGGCGAGGACGGCGAGGTCCGCCAGCAGACCTACCACGACCTCCACCGGCAGGCCAACCAGGTCGCGAACGCGCTGACCGAGCGCGGCATCGGCGAGGGCGACACGGTCGGGCTCTACATGCCGATGGTGCCGGAGGTCCAGAGCATCCTCTACGGCGTCTTCAAGGTCGGCGCCATCGCCGTCCCCATCTTCTCCGGGTTCGGCGTCGACGCCACCGCCACTCGCATCGCGGACGCGGAGTGCTCGGTGCTGTTCACGGGCGACGGCTTCTACCGCCGCGGCGACGAAATCACGCTCAAGGCGACCGCCAACGAGGCCATCGAGCAGGCCGGCCACGTCGAACACACCATCGTCTACGACCGATTAGGGGCAGACATCCCGTGGAACGACGACCGCGACGAGTGGTGGGGCGACGCCGTCGCGACGCAGGCCGACGACTTCGAGACGCGCGCGATGGACGCCAGCGACCCCTGTATGCTCCTGTACTCGTCGGGCACGACGGGGAAGCCGAAGGGTATCGTCCACACGCACGCGGGCACGCTCGTCCAGCCCGCCAAGGAGATTCACTTCGGCTTCGACCAGAAACCCGGCGATCGCTTCTTCTGGGTGAGCGACATCGGCTGGATGATGGGGCCGTGGACGCTCGTCGGCAACCACGCGTTCGGCGGCACCATCGTGATGTACGAGGGCGCGCCCGACCACCCCGAACCCGACCGCTTCTGGGACCTCATCGACCGCCACGGCGTCACCCAGTTCGGCATCTCGCCGACCGCGATTCGGGCGCTCCGGAAATACGGCAGCCGTCAGACTGCGTCTGACGAGCCATCCGGAACCGAGGGTTCCGGAGACGACGAGTGGCTCGACGGCCACGACCTCTCCAGCCTGCGCCTGCTGGGTTCGACGGGCGAGCCGTGGGACCCCGAGAGCTGGGAGTGGTTCTACGAGCACGTCGGCGGCGGCGACACGCCCATCATCAACATCTCCGGCGGCACCGAGGTGTTCGGCTGCTTCCTCATGCCGATGCCCATCCAGCCCCTCAAACCCTGCACGCTCGGCGGCCCGGGCCTCGGCATGGACATCGACGTCGTCGACGAGGACGGCAACTCCATCAAGGACGCCCACGAGCGCGGCTACCTGGTCGCGCGGTCCTCGAACCCCGCGATGACGAAGAGTCTGTGGAGCGGCGACGAGCGCTACCTCGAGGAGTACTGGTCGCGCTTCGAGGACGTCTGGAACCACGGCGACTGGGCGCAGGTCGACGAGGACGGCTTCTGGTTCCTGCACGGCCGCGCGGACGACGCCATCAACGTCGCCGGCCGGAAGGTCGGCCCCGCCGAGGTGGAGGGCGCGCTCATCGACCACGACGCCGT encodes the following:
- a CDS encoding AMP-binding protein, with amino-acid sequence MDTLDEVDEIVHRPDDEFVESTNVWQFMQTYAIADYDELVERTTSDLDWFWGELPGYLGLEFYEDFDEVRDESGARRAPDGASGAAASRGGPQFTEWYPGAKLNVAHNTVDRHAGVDSGTRNHVACIWEGEDGEVRQQTYHDLHRQANQVANALTERGIGEGDTVGLYMPMVPEVQSILYGVFKVGAIAVPIFSGFGVDATATRIADAECSVLFTGDGFYRRGDEITLKATANEAIEQAGHVEHTIVYDRLGADIPWNDDRDEWWGDAVATQADDFETRAMDASDPCMLLYSSGTTGKPKGIVHTHAGTLVQPAKEIHFGFDQKPGDRFFWVSDIGWMMGPWTLVGNHAFGGTIVMYEGAPDHPEPDRFWDLIDRHGVTQFGISPTAIRALRKYGSRQTASDEPSGTEGSGDDEWLDGHDLSSLRLLGSTGEPWDPESWEWFYEHVGGGDTPIINISGGTEVFGCFLMPMPIQPLKPCTLGGPGLGMDIDVVDEDGNSIKDAHERGYLVARSSNPAMTKSLWSGDERYLEEYWSRFEDVWNHGDWAQVDEDGFWFLHGRADDAINVAGRKVGPAEVEGALIDHDAVNQAAAVGVPDDTTGEAVVAYVILEDDVEPSDDLRTELREQVGTELGKPFRPREVLFVDEFPQTQSGKIVRRAIEGAYTGEDVGDLSSIENPDAIDAIENAQ